The window CCGGGGATCCCACCGGGACCGGGCGCCCGAGGTGCCTACCCAAGAGCGGAGATATGAGCAGCTGCAAGCGGGACGTCAATGAGGAGTTTAACGAACAGCTGAGGCTCCAGCAGCTCCAGGAGGAGGCCAAGCTCGCGGCCAGCGGCTCGCTGGCGGGCCCCGAGGGAGATGACCCTTACACTTTCGTGGACCCGGCGGATGGCACCGCCTACGAGTGGGACCGGGACAAGAAGGCTTGGTTCCCTAAGATTACGGAAGATTTCCTGGCCAATTATCAGGCTAATTACGGATTCCCTGCTGATAGCTCCTCTTCTTCCGGTGGGCAAAAAGAGAAACAGGCTGATGTGGATGTTAAAGCTTCACAAAAACCTACAGATCAAAAAGCCACACCAAACGccgaaaagaaacagaaaggtgaAAAAAGAAAGCCTGAAGCGGGATGGTTTCATGTGgaggaagacaaaaacacaaatgTGTATGTGACTGGCTTACCTCCAGACATTACAAAGGATGAATTTGTACAGCTCATGTCCAAGTGTGGCATCATCATGAGAGACCCACAGACAGAAGACTATAAAATCAAGCTCTACAAAGATAAACAAGGAAATCTTAAAGGAGATGGACTTTGCTGTTATTTGAAGAGGGAATCTGTGGATCTAGCATTAAGACTTCTGGATGATGATGAAATCAGAGGCTACAAATTGCATGTGGAAATGGCAAAGTTTCAGCTAAAAGGAGAATATGATGccagcaaaaagaagaagaaatgcaaagaCTACAGGAAAAAGATGTCTCAGCAACAAAAACAGCTGGATTGGCGGCCTGAGAAGAAAGCCAACAGTACTAGAATGCGGCATGAACGGGTGGTGATCATCAAGAATATGTTCCACCCGAAGGATTTCGAGGCTGATCCATTGGTACTAAATGAGATCCGGGAAGACCTACGATCAGAGTGTGAAAAGTTTGGGCAAGTGAAGAAGGTCCTTCTCTTTGATCGACACCCAGACGGGGTGGCCTCTGTGTCCTATAAGGAACCAGAAGAAGCTGACCTATGTATACAAGCCCTCAATGGGAGGTGGTTTGGAGGTCGTCAATTAAATGTGGAAGTATGGGATGGTGTGACTGATTTTCAGGTGGAGGAGACagcaagagaaagggaagaaag is drawn from Dromiciops gliroides isolate mDroGli1 chromosome 2, mDroGli1.pri, whole genome shotgun sequence and contains these coding sequences:
- the LOC122744455 gene encoding HIV Tat-specific factor 1-like, whose translation is MSSCKRDVNEEFNEQLRLQQLQEEAKLAASGSLAGPEGDDPYTFVDPADGTAYEWDRDKKAWFPKITEDFLANYQANYGFPADSSSSSGGQKEKQADVDVKASQKPTDQKATPNAEKKQKGEKRKPEAGWFHVEEDKNTNVYVTGLPPDITKDEFVQLMSKCGIIMRDPQTEDYKIKLYKDKQGNLKGDGLCCYLKRESVDLALRLLDDDEIRGYKLHVEMAKFQLKGEYDASKKKKKCKDYRKKMSQQQKQLDWRPEKKANSTRMRHERVVIIKNMFHPKDFEADPLVLNEIREDLRSECEKFGQVKKVLLFDRHPDGVASVSYKEPEEADLCIQALNGRWFGGRQLNVEVWDGVTDFQVEETAREREERLKGWESFLEHQNKQKEMDSSDPNSATGSVGLVKGKPSPLDMTSPGAKEEAGNGGFGRGGIQSKDSSLGRSDNQDQGCH